Proteins encoded within one genomic window of Panicum virgatum strain AP13 chromosome 1N, P.virgatum_v5, whole genome shotgun sequence:
- the LOC120654743 gene encoding protein G1-like1 has product MEMAGVAAAADSPGAAAARPSRYESQKRRDWQTFGQYLRNHRPPLELARCSGAHVLEFLRYLDQFGKTKVHAPGCPFFGHPSPPAPCPCPLKQAWGSLDALVGRLRAAFEEHGGRPEANPFGARAVRLYLREVRDSQAKARGIAYEKKRRKRHPPAHRQAKQQQDAGQHHHHHNHQAPHAAPATAAATERRVLLADMTEPPAPHFLIPHAHFLHGHFLAPVTELADPAAGIGGGGGTGEDLVLAMAAAAEAHAAGFLMPLSVFH; this is encoded by the coding sequence ATGGAGATGGCCggcgtggcggccgcggcggacagcccgggcgcggcggcggcgcggccgagccGGTACGAGTCGCAGAAGCGGCGGGACTGGCAGACGTTCGGGCAGTACCTGCGCAaccaccggccgccgctggaGCTGGCCCGGTGCAGCGGTGCGCACGTGCTCGAGTTCCTCCGCTACCTGGACCAGTTCGGCAAGACCAAGGTGCACGCGCCAGGGTGCCCCTTCTTCGGCcacccgtcgccgccggcgccgtgcccgtgcccgctCAAGCAGGCGTGGGGCAGCCTGGACGCGCTCgtcggccgcctccgcgccgccttcGAGGAGCACGGCGGCCGCCCCGAGGCCAATCCGTTCGGGGCGCGCGCCGTCCGGCTCTACCTCCGCGAGGTCCGCGACAGCCAGGCCAAGGCGCGCGGCATCGCCTACGAGAAGAAGCGCCGCAAGCGCCACCCGCCGGCGCACAGGCAGGCCAAGCAGCAGCAGGACGCcggccagcaccaccaccaccacaaccaccaggcgccgcacgccgcgcccGCCACGGCAGCGGCGACCGAGAGGCGCGTGCTGCTGGCTGACATGAccgagccgccggcgccgcactTCCTGATCCCGCACGCGCACTTCCTCCACGGGCACTTCCTGGCGCCGGTCACCGAGCTGGCCGACCCCGCCGCGGgcattggcggcggcggcggcaccggcgagGACTTGGTGCTAGCaatggcggccgccgccgaggcgcacGCGGCCGGGTTCTTGATGCCGCTGTCCGTGTtccactag